The genomic stretch tcggccacgcaaaatttgagtagcaacggaagacatttgggagtgccggtatgccataaaccagcattcgtcgaacctcagataatcttgaaaaatggattaatgctcgttattagaggctgaatcgaataggttatctTCTGAAATGACCCCGGACGCGTGATAGGAAAACCAGGAAAAAATGATACTGGGTCCGGTAGACCtcacgaacggctcaaattgaagtgtataatacacggtttttcggaattccagagtcatggaacaaaattcttcggaaatcgcatATAAAGTTattcgggtcagatgaagcggccatgcaaaattggaatagcaacggaagacatttgggggtgccggtttgccataaaccaacattcgtcgaaccttagacaatcgtgaaaaatggattaatgctcgtttaatgctcgttattagaagCTGAATCGAATAGGCTAACTCCTGAATTGACCTCGGAGGCGTAATAGAAaaccgggataaaaagaaactgggtccggtacgacctcccgaatggcttaaatttaagtgtataatctacggtttttcgggattccaaggttccggaacaaaattttccggaaatcacatagaaagctcctcagctcagataaagcggccacgcaaaatttgagtagcaacggaagacatttgggggtgccgatatgccataaatcagcattcgtcgaacctcagataatcgtggaaaatggattaatactcgtttaatgctcgttattagaggctgaatcgaataggttaactcctaaaatgacctcggacgcgtgatagaaaaaccgggagaaaaagaatgtgggtccggtacgacgtcccgaacggctcaaattgaagtgtataatacacggtttttcgggattccagggtcccggaacaaaattctccggaaatcacatagaaagttcctcgggtcagataaagcggccatgcaaaatttgagtagcaacggaagacatttgggggtgccagcatgccataaaccagccttcgtcgaacctcggataatcgtgaaatatggattaatgctcgtttaatgcttgttattaaaggctgaatcgaataggttaactcctgaaatgacctcggacgcgtgatagaaaaaccgcgagaaaaagaaactgggtccggtacgaccttccgaacggctcaaattgaactgtataatacacggtttttcgggactcctgggtccggaacaaaattcttcgaaaatcacatagaaagttccccgggtcagataaagcggccacgtaatatttgagtagcaatgaaagacatttgggggtgtcggtatgccataaaccagcattcgtcgaacctcagataatcgtgaaaaatggttaatgctcgtttaatgctcgttattagaggttgaatcgaataggttaactcctgaaatgacctcggtcgcgtgatagaaaaaccgggagaaaaagaaactgggtccggtacgacctcccgagcggctcaaattgaagtgtataatacacggtttttcgggatttcagggtcccggaacaaaattctccggaaatcacatagaaagttcctcgggttagataaagcggccacgcaaaatttgagtagcaaggaaagacatttgggggtgccggtatgccataaaccagcatttgtcgaaccttggaaatcgtgaaaaatggagtaatgctcgttattagaggctcaATCAAATAGGAAACTTTGTCTGGAACGACCTCttgaacgactcaaattgaagtgtataatacatggtttgcGGGATTCGTGCTTTCTAggataaaatgtcattttcttaaacggattattcagattttcttccactttcttattttggaaacttttattcttattttattcatttctctctcctatcaccaaaccccacccaactcttttattCATATTTTATTATTTTCAATAATGTTTTGGCTCACAATTCCTTTATTTAACACCTAATTATTTATacttctctcctatcaccaaacctcactcaactcttttactcttattttattcttcGCCTTAATACCCGTGCCCACAAACAATGGGAAGAAAATAGTGACTAAAAGGGAGTACTTGTCATTTGGGGCTGAAATTGAATTGGTTAACTTCTAAAGCGACCTTGGTCACGTGTGGTTGAAGAACCGGGTAAAAAAGTAACTTGGTCTTGTACGACCACCCGaacaactcaaattgaagtgtataaatacacggttttcgggatttgagCTTCTCGAaaaaaaatgtccgtaaatcacacggacacttcgtcgggtcagataaatgGGCCATACAAATTTTGATGAGTTACAGAGGACATTTGAGGATTGAGGTAGGTGATAAACAAGTCTCTGCCGAAACTCttataatcatgaaaaatggattaatacttgttatttgaggttgaaatcgaataggccaACTTCTAAAGCGATCATGAAAGAGTTGTTTAAAACCTGTGTAAAAAAGAAACGTTTTCCAATACGACCTCTAACACGGATCAAattaaattaaagtgtataaataTATAATAAGCGATTTATCGTCTTCTCATCCGGTATTATTATATTGCGACAGTCACGTATATTAAGGTTGATTGTTATTTATAGTTCGTGATGTAGTTCCTGATTGTTTATTTGTTCTTGCTTACGTTCATACATCTGATCAAAAATCCGATGTGCTGACCAAAGCCCTTGGTTCTCGGCGGTTCCGTTATTTGTTGTGCAAGTTGGGTGTCGTTAACCTCCACTCAGCCACGCTCGATGTGTAATATTGTACAAGTCGCGGTTAAGGCGTACATTAGGCCTCGTCTTTGAATTTGTATAACCACTTTGTATATCTTGTAGGCAAGTCATCATAATCCATGATACGGAGTATTGTTTACGCCCAATTACGTTTTAACTCAAAGGGAACTCGAACCGCCTACACACCATTTCGACCATGCATTATTGTGGTGGTCAATTATACACAAGATGAAGTCAACAGTCTTACTGACCTGACGCAAATTCTCATTAGAACTTAAGCTTAAAAAGAGTTAAATagataacaaattacataacaaGTTGCTTAAAAATACCAAATATTTTATCTTTATTACCATCATATGATAATATTTAACTCGTTTTAAAATTTACGATGAAAACTCTGTCTTAAACAAGCCTTATTATTGCTCATCTAGCACTTATCCCAAGGGAAAAGTCCCAACTGCCAACCACCGGCAAATACAAAGATAttttaaacaaataaaaacaatgcaTGGGGTGACTCTTATTGTACGTACGTACGTCTAAGTCAAATTTATTGAGAAAACGTGGACTTTTCCTAGTGTAAATGAGAGAAAATATTTCTTCTGATTATTAATTAGGGTATGTATGTATGCTTTATTTGAGTGCAATTATAAATTCAACAATTATGTCAGAAGAGTACAATAAAGTTTAATATATACTTTTAAATTTCCTCATTGGTCCATTATTTATGATTGAATTTTCTTCTTGGGAAAATTATAGACCACAATCaggtggtgttagtccagtggtagtcaggttaaaccttgaaacttgcagaaatgcaggagttgagaggtcccggagTCGACTACCAACTGGAAAGATGATCACTTGGCCATTGCagccccgaagggggtggcttacatggtacATGTGGTTGTGCGAGAATGCATGGGCCCAGGGGGACTCAACCTCCTcatcataaaaaataaaaaaatagacCACATAGAGTTGTTCATGGGTTATCCCGTCCATTGAACCTGACTTATTCGATCCACAAAATAAACCGGTATGGATACTACATTTTAAGAAAATTGCCAATGTCCAGTAACCCATCCCAATTCTGCTAACCTGCTTGTTCGTGGACAAAAATTCAATGTGAACTCGACCCATATTTGACCAGCGCCTTCATTTAATCGCCTCTTGTAGTTTATGCAAAATTCCAAACTGTAAAACAGTAGTTATGGACTTATGGtaaggccctgtttggtaaataGTATATTGATCGAAATTAGTAAATTCCGGCCTAATTAGTAGTTTGACCAAACAATCTACTATTTTCATGTGTTTGGTAATCTACTGTTTTTGAATATACTGTTTTTAAAAGAGTTAAATAAATTCCAAACCCATCCCAATTCTGCTAATCTACTGTTTTTGAATATGCTGCTAATAGTAGCATATTGCATTAACATATTCACTTTATTCAGAAAACCATTATAATTATCTtaaaatctgctaattaccaaacgCCTTTTTTTAAATATGCTGATCTGTTTGATAGTCAAACATGCTACTGAAATCTGCTAACCGTATTCTGCTAACGTTATCCGCTATCATGAATCTGCTTCTGCTATTTGCCAAACAAGGCCTATGTACTTTGGTCCCATGTTGATATATTTAAATATTTAATTGAGTTGTATTGGTTAATTATCTTTTAACTAGAGGCCGGGAATTTAGGTAAAGATTATAACATTAGGGTCCTATATTTTCTGTATGTATATGTAATTGGTACTAGTTGAGGTCCCAACCACGAAATCTAACATGCTTATTACTAGTTGTGTTCTTGAGTGCTTCTAGAGGATTTGAGTctttgaaataaaaataaacgcaaattcttatttcagacggtcTGTTTTCCCGTTTGAAATAAGACAGATAAAATGTTGTCATTCTTTTAAGAAAATGTGACCatttaattcacaaaatgttataaCTAGAGGTGtcactttttaccctgaaaaatgatgtgaaaaataatggtaacatgttatcagaaaataataacattttattgtaaaatgttattattatccgtcttatttcagacgggaaacAAGCATCCGGAGCAAGACGCGCTGAAAAAATAAATAGTACTCCTAGTGTTTATAAATTTTACATGGTATCAGATACTGTGACGATTATACGACCTCTACTGAATTAAAACGATTATACTTAGGGATCAGCTCAGTTACCTCCGTAGTTATACTaaccgtatttgatcaaattatCTAACACAAGTCGAAAACTCACACTCTAGAGTTTGATTCTTCGAGTAAAGTCGATATAAGATTAAAAGATTATTGACGAAGATGGTTTGAGCTTTACACTTTTGGATCTTTTCTAATATGCCAGTAAATTAATAAAgtgtttatattattttaatcGGTTGTGAAAGAAGAAGCTCGGGAAAGGTCGGCAGCATTTCTGGTCTAGAAAAGTGTCTTGGGTTGTAACGCCTAGCCATACGTACACTACCCGTACGATTGTCCTTGCTTGTTTCATCATTTATTCGTTGGTCTTATTTTCAGCTTTTATACTTATTGCTTTGCCATAAATACATTATAAATCATGGCTATAAGCTCCATAACTATACCTAATAATGGACTGACTTGAGTTGACATATTacacaattttttattttttaacacGATATATTTGTCTTGAGTTTAGGACAAGTCAAATCTGCATATAAAATGATACTCCTATTTGATCCGTTTTATTATTAAGACGAatccttttagtttaaggaaGACTAGCtgatcataaaattaatttattccAAGTTCTTGATATGCCTCCTCAATTGATTTGTTAGCTCAACTTCACGAAACGATTCAGTCATTTTGGTTCTTATTATCAAATCGTGTAGTAACGGAGCAAGAATTTATAGCTAGTTACAAGGGCAAACACTATAATTGGGGGCGAACGAGTTATATCATAAGATAAACTCGGTAATTTTCTATAGTTTAACTATGGGTTTCAAATTTTTTATTGTTCAACTGGGGCAAGTGCCACCGCTATTAGTAGAGAGCCTGAATTTATATTTAGGGGCCGAAAACTTTTTGCCAGAACAAGCTAATAATGGTATAATTTAAACTTGAAAAAAATTCGAATAATCTAACTATAAATTTCAAAGTTTTCAACCTCTGACGAGGATGAGCCTCTACTAACCCCTTAACTCCATCACTGCAGTCGCTCCCCTAGATCCACCACTGTACTCGTAATTACATCAGTGCTATAATTGTACCAATGTAAGACATCTATACTAGTTCATGTTATGATGTGAACctataaattgataaaaaaaaaaatgattataatatttataaaatgaTGATAAATTGGAAGAAATGAGGAAAGTAATGATGATTAGATTTAGTTGCTATTTGAGAAAGGACCACGAGAATGGGTTGCTTACATTAGATGGCAAAGATGTATAGTAGCTGGCAATATTACCTAATATTGCTAAAACATCTCCATTTGGGTTGTTACATAATCTTGAGCATGCATAGTGTTGTCTCTATTGTCATCCCCAAAACATTGAGAGATCAACCATGAGTATGTAGGGATGTATCAAAAGAAAAACCAATGGAATGACATGTTTTGTTTCGTTTCGGGAAAGCGATTATACCTCTTGTTGGGCTTCTGTTACACCAGTATCCACGGTACATAATATTACCATATTGTTCGATTTGGGCTAAGCCTTCATCAATTTACAAGAATATAATGTACTATTACCATATTGCCCTCTTTTAGTTTGAGAGTAGAGGGCAATAGTCTTTCGATGCAGTTTTTAACGCTATCACTTGGGAGTATGAGTTAATAATTCAATTCTAAAATACCGATAGATTAGTTTCAGTATATTCTTGTTGCTAGGGCTGagaatcggtccaagaccggaccggatcGAAGATCGAAAATAAAAATTTAGTGGACCGATGATcggacctaaaactttcggtctAGGACCGGACCAAACCCAAAATATTTGGtctggtccggtcttggaccgaaatggacctaaaattagcTTTTTCACCATTTCGTATACGATAATTACATTTTAGTTCCGCTAAATAAAATGCATTTAAATAATTAGACGacttttttatgaaaatcattgacaatactaatttataatgtcttttgaagataaaatattaatttgattcatAATATTTTAATGTTGCGTCATTAAAAATATGAAATTTAGTCCATTCGGTCCGGACCTAAATTAACCGgttttggaccggaccggaccgaagaccaaaccTTTAAAAAATGAGGACGGAGGACCGGACCAAAATAATTCGGTCCGggtttggtccagaccaaatAGTCCGGTCTGGTCCATTTTTTCGGTCCAAACCTAAATTTGCTCACCCCTACTTGTTGCAATAGTTTTCGAAATTTTAGTTACCATGAGGCTAATAATTATTGTGTAAGACTATTGTTCAATGTATAACATTTTTTTAGCATGTGAAATATTTCATTTAATGATAGTAGTAGTGTTGTAGATTAGTGTCTTACAGTCTTACCAATTAATTTGCCAGTTTACCCTGTAAGACAATCTTATTCGGTAATTTGTATTGTGAGTCCGGTCTAAGTTATCgagttttttttaattttgttagCCACCTTTATAAGTTGGGCCAACAATAACGACGTTAGTACTTAAAAACGAAAGAAGACAGTGTTAGTTGGAATAGTTAAAGCAAAGATTTTTACCAGATAAGGCTGCTATAAAAGCAAACAGTCAACCAAGATTATATGCTACCGACGTTTAAATGTTTAATTAATCACAAATTCTCCCTTTAGTCGAACACTATCCATCTAAAattgtagacgggtcaaatatcacaCCACTtttataataagacaaacaagtgAAATGTCACTACTTTGTCTTACTATGTAGTGGTGATATACCCGTCTAAAGTGAAACTAATTGATGTTTAATTTGGACAAAGTAAAGTCATATCGAGGACAAAATCAACTAATATATTCCGAATTTCCGACCATTCAAGCAACTAATATccttgattaattattattattattttttttttttggacaacgAATCCTTTGCATAATTTCAAGAAAATAAACAAGGGTTTGTGCCGGACACAAGTAACACAAGACACAACCCATGTATTACCtgacagaatttttttttttttttttttttttttgacagtcaAGTGAATAACTTACATGACAAAATGGTACTCAGTATGATTTTGAAAATagtaggtcttggtatagacgagTGGGGCGTATAGAcaggtaaagacctctaataaaatgggtaagtgggacaaggtggggcaccccccctgtgcttcccactttatggtaaatgggtattttgtgaggggaaatggtatccgtctatacatatagacggatagtgtccgtctataatgagaatttgtgttttgaaaATATATTGTTGTATGAGCTATTTTTCGGCCTTAAATAGCTGATACAATGAGGTCCAAGGATATTAAATCGATTCAAACATGTGGTCTATTGACATTAGGCCCTAAGCCGGTATTTGTAATCAGTATGTTCAGTCCAGATCCTATCGTAGACTTTAAAATCTCATCCAGGCATACACTGAAAGATGCGTTCACATATAATAGTGAATCGAAGACATTTCACCTTTACAAAATAACTATGGTAAAGGCTGCTAAAAAAAATTGGTAGAATTTCAGGACGGAAATAATCACAAGTAGAGAAGAGTGGTATGTGCACAGTGGCATCACTGGCATGGTATAAATCCTCTGAAGGCCTCATCCTTGGAAGACCAGGAGAAGCAATGACGAAATGCGGTGAAAATAATGAGATGAAATTAAGGAGAATATGGATCGATAACTCATTAGATTATACAACTTCAAGGATAACATACCATAGGTCATATTGATATAATGACATACGAAGTATAGGATAGCGAAAAGAGACGATAAGATGCTAGACGATTTATCATTACTCACATTCGATCATAATATCATATCATCTACGggattataacttgagattcattaACTAAACCCGAAAGTTAATTCCAGAATTAACAGTCGTAAGAAACATCACGCCGGTGTTATTTAAAGAGGGTAGTGTTTTTCGCCATCCGATCACGCCCCACTTGCATATAGACGGGTCCATTCCTTAGCTGCAGATTTATAAACAATAACTATGTCAAAGTGAGGAGCACATTGAGCCATATAAAGTCCCCAACGAGACGGTCTCATGCTAATAAAACACATACCAGCCAAATATAACTAATATTCCCACTCATACCCATTAACCCACCAAAAAACTGAAATCGCGAATGAACTTCGTCACTATATGGGTAAATGTCCTTATAATCTTGtcaatatcatgaaaccatacccTAATTATTTAAAAAGAAGGGTGTATTTTTCCTTTTCcggtaggtctcatgagagaccgtcttccactaatttagtgggagacataataaggaaaaaaaaatcagtgggtccctcaccccatcatatgagaggtctctcaataacgttattaagagaccgtctctccgaaGTTTTTGTGTTCCTTTTCAGAGAATTCTAGGGGTTGGAAAGGGAGAATTAATCAGAAACTAACCGGTTTCAACGGCTTCAGCCTCATCAGTTTTCCAATGCTTAGCAATGTTCTCCGAGAGAGGGTCGTCAGGATTTGGAGCACTTAACAGGGCTTGGATACTGAAATAACGGATGATAGGAAAACAAAGATGATCAACTAAAATTATACCAAGACATCAGCAGTTCAGCGCAAAAGAAAACTTGTCCACAAATGGCCGAAATGGGAAAAAATGTCAACAGAATACATGACTGTCATTCATAAGACCATAACTACATACTCCGTATATAGAAAGCACTGCAGTAGGAAATTAAGCCGAATAGTAATTCCAGGGTACAGGGAATATTAATCAACTTGATATGATAGAACATTTAGTTATAAGAAAATGAAAGTGGGACTTCCACACAGTGACTTTCCAAAACAAAGTCAGGAACTTAGAGGTAAATCCGTAAATCCATGCTATATTAGGACAGTTCAGTAGTAAATTACCTCAAGAGTACAGTACGTATCTGGAGAGCCGGACTCCATTTGTCTTTGAGAATATCAAGGCATATCCGTCCTAGCTGTCAAAAATAATCATATATTAGGACTTTAGGCAAAATGACAAGCAGGTCTAATAAACAACAGTGAGAATAGCCCAGTTTACCTTATCGATGTTGGGATGATAAATTTTGGTGAGAAATCGAACCTGTAACAAAAATGTACCAAATAAGCAGCAGTTCAAACTTGTAAGGATCCCCATATTCAAACAGTGGAAGATGGTTTTagaataaatatattaattactTCCCTCCGCAATACACATCGTTTATCTTTAGGGAAGGTGATACGAATTTTACCCGGGAGAATAAAACTCGTATGAGTGCAGCGGAAACAAAGAAAGAACAAGCAAGAtccgaacgtactaggtacgacccgaTCTGATTTgtaaggatatttgtttcgatttatgtaaataaatcgaaccaatgggatatttgctattgttagacctataacaataacaatggggATAGGCAATGTTAAACTACACCGATAGTCTAACAAAGAGATTAACGCTCTACACCGATAGAGTTAATCGGGTTTTTCACAAGACGACGCTTGAGATCAACCTTTCGAAATTGTAGACACAACTTCTATGTTTTACTTGAAAATACTCAAATAAAAACAATGGTTTTGTTTGAAATTCTTAACTTGATTGATTATTAAATCCTTCGACAATACATGGCTTATATAGCCGTTTAGGATGCTAATACTAGCTTACATAGGATGCCAATTTAGCATTTAAAACTAGACTTAATAGCTAATTAAGACCATTAATCTTGGACAAATTAAGGCCCTCTAAATGCAAAATTAAAACTACAAATGAATGGTAATAAACACCCAACTAAATGAGGCATTAATACCCTTTTATTGACTCAAAAGAAATTTGTATCTTGAAGGCCTTGGAATAACTACTCCTTTAGACGGATCCAATGCATGACAATAAGCAAACGAAACGAGCCTTCGACTTTAAtcgcatcatcccctcccccttggaaaggaattgtcctcaattcatgTAATTGAACTCCTCCGGGATCAAATATGAACACTTCATGCACACAAACAAAAAGAATACCAAACACCATTTTGTGCCTTCCACTCCTCCTCCCTCCATGCACAAGTCTTGATAGCTTACTATAAATCTCATCCTTGAACAAATAATGCAAACAAGAGGAATCCTTCATAGTTGCAGCATCCTTTTCTATTTCAAAATCAACCAAATAAGAATCGGATTGATCTTGAAATTTAATAGACCCCATTGTGCTCTTGTAGACCTTGGGATTTAGATCGAACTCATACCCACAACTAAACGAATCACACGGTGCTTTGAAACCAGAAATCACTCCTTCCCCATCATCATACTCGTCAAAGATAGGAGGTAATCTTGGATCAAACTTAACATTTTGTTCATAGATGCCTTCAAACGAGAATACacctaacattttttttttttttcggatgaaTAGTACCCCGTGAACAgtaatttttgtggtttttttttttttttttttgttcaattcgtaccttcaagatccaatcgattaaaccACAACTACCTCGctgagtttaacctttgaataccaatcgcgttggatattcaactactaattgattgggacctccttaggaccgtcttgatttttttggggtgatcaagagccgaagctctgataccactaatGATACGAATTTTACCCGGGAGAATAAAACTCGTATGAGTGCAGCGGAAACAAAGAAAGAACAAGCAAGAtccgaacgtactaggtacgacccgaTCTGATTTgtaaggatatttgtttcgatttatgtaaataaatcgaaccaatgggatatttgctattgttagacctataacaataacaatggggATAGGCAATGTTAAACTACACCGATAGTCTAACAAAGAGATTAACGCTCTACACCGATAGAGTTAATCGGGTTTTTCACAAGACGACGCTTGAGATCAACCTTTCGAAATTGTAGACACAACTTCTATGTTTTACTTGAAAATACTCAAATAAAAACAATGGTTTTGTTTGAAATTCTTAACTTGATTGATTATTAAATCCTTCGACAATACATGGCTTATATAGCCGTTTAGGATGCTAATACTAGCTTACATAGGATGCCAATTTAGCATTTAAAACTAGACTTAATAGCTAATTAAGACCATTAATCTTGGACAAATTAAGGCCCTCTAAATGCAGAATTAAAACTACAAATGAATGGTAATAAACACCCAACTAAATGAGGCATTAATACCCTTTTATTGACTCAAAAGAAATTTGTATCTTGAAGGCCTTGGAATAACTACTCCTTTAGACGGATCCAATGCATGACAATAAGCAAACGAAACGAGCCTTCGACTTTAATCGCATCAGAAGGAAACAGCTAGAAGAAAGCTACTCACTATTTAGTTATGAAGCTTAATCTAACAGCATACACATTAATTCATGGACAAATAAGAAATTTTTCACATCAACCGAGACCTTGATAAGTAGTCCTGGGTCCCAATGAGGTGACAGCAAACTCAAGTAAAAGCCATCGTCTATAATACTAAGATATGTAACTAAAAAGGTATATTTTCAGGCTAAATTTGTTCTGCTGTCTTTACCTACCTATGGTGTATGGTCTACATTACTCAGGCTAGTTGAAGCATCTGACATGGGACCCATGTCTAAGTGTTAAGGTATGCTGTTTTATGCGAAGTCTACATGTTTTGGCTAAAATGAAGTATCAAAGGGCCATACGCCCATACCCATTTCCGAGTGTTGAGTGCCAGACACTACTCACACGACTACACTAGCTAATAAAaagagtcggagtaacatagggCCATAAGCTATGGTGCAGTACAGTCCAAAACTCGGTCACCTACCTCTCCGCACATATTAAATTAAATAGCTTATATACAATCGGTCAGCTCATCATAGTTATCTCCACAATGTCAATACATAAAGAAATGTCGAGTATACTGTTCTAGATCAATTTTAACCTGACACTGTCATATGTTAACAGATGATGAAATAACATTTGACAGTCTAACTTGCATGTATAATCAGCATGCCTCCCAAAGAACAAGAAGTCAGTTGTTTATCTTTAGTTTGATCGGTCTTAATTCTGCTCTTTATTCGAGTAGTTGTTTCTTTGCCAAATTACCGGAGGCCTATGCTTTTTTGAGTCCAATTGTCGATTTTATGCCCGTCATACCTCTACTTTCTTTTCTCTTAGCCTTCGTTTGGCAAGCTGCTGTAAGTTTTCGATAAGATCTTTCATCTTATCCTATAAAAATGAATGCTTTGAAGGGGAAAAA from Silene latifolia isolate original U9 population chromosome 5, ASM4854445v1, whole genome shotgun sequence encodes the following:
- the LOC141656366 gene encoding ubiquitin-conjugating enzyme E2 36-like translates to MAANSNLPRRIIKETQRLLSEPAPGISASPSEENMRYFNVMILGPSQSPYEGGVFKLELFLPEEYPMAAPKVRFLTKIYHPNIDKLGRICLDILKDKWSPALQIRTVLLSIQALLSAPNPDDPLSENIAKHWKTDEAEAVETAKEWTRLYASGA